The genomic stretch ACATAACCAGTTATTTTTaagaggaggcaaagaaaagtCTCTTCCTATCGGCAGCAGACATCGCATGCCGAGGCCTGTGAATATGAACTTGACATTGCCTCAGAGCTCAGAGCCGTCACTGGCACTGCTCCACAGCCACGGAGAGGACACAGCAGAAGGTGAAGACAAATGTGCaaggaatgaaaacaacaatggagagaggagaaaaaactgtgaaaatgaatTTGTGGAAGCGGCGGACCAACAATAATTCACATAACACAGCATGTTGTGTCTTCTGTTGTGACAGGGGCTTCTAGGAGCTGCTCGGCAGAGGCCTGCATTatgtgagagagtgtgtttgtccacatgtgcgtgtgtgtgtgtggagcagtgCAGCAGGGATGTGGGGGGACGGTGGGGTTACCGAGCAGCAGCGGGGCATCGCGCTGACCAGTCGAGAGCCATCACTgttgagagagaggaggggggaggtgtgtgtgtgtggggggggggtgatGAATGCAGAACGCTGAGCTCGCCGTTTTAACTCCCTTTTATACATGTTAGAAAGaacacacacaatgcaaaatGCTGGCGGCACTGTGGCAGTTATAGCTATTGTgcacgatgtgtgtgtgtgaatagtttatgtatgagtgtgtgtattcaAATCACGCTGCTACAGTGATTGCCAACATGGTTTTATTTTAGACTTTAATACAGCGTACACATTATACCTCAATTATTAATATCAATAcatcatatatacagtatactttttattatattaaacatacattttaaaggggcaattcacccaaataacaaataaaaaaatgttctcactcATTACTAGTGGGGTCGAGAGTACTGGGATGGAGGCAGACATCTCCGAAAAGAAGACCAGCTAAAGCTAATAGTGTAAATacgcaccccgtctgaagtggacACACAACCTCAACAGCGCGTCAGGAGTgtgaatgacattttttcaaattaatttgggatctcagggctgcCGTAGACTTTGGTGACAGTgtacaagctgtatggagccattttctgttttggttttgtttgtttgttcgtttgtttgtttgtttgtttgttaaaacaagtccccatccacttcagttatttgagagaatgctgcaacactgttttggtgtgaagctctagaaatgttgAGTGGACTATGaaatttcacctgactttcGAACAGCATTAGGgagtagataataactgaattttcattttcgggtgaacttaaagtaaaagtagcaataccacagtgtagaaatactctgtgaCAAGTGAAAGTCGTTTTTACTTAATAAAAGGACAATAGCATAAATGTATGCTATATTTACTTAACAGTTGAGGCTGGTAAAGATGGATTAACTACTTTATAAATGTTGTCTACTGGGTAGCTTTTGAATTTCCCCCTAGGgttcaatacatttttacattttttatacatttttaactaaatttttaaagtaactaggaactaacattttcaaataaatgtaattcagtaaaaaaaagacCAATATTTGTCTCTTAAATATCATGGAGTAGAGAGATTTTTGGAAATACCCAAGTAAAATGGCTCAAAATTGTACATTAATTACTTTCCACTAGTGTTTTTTTGgaatttgggtgaactgaccctttaaattacatacaaaacatattttaagaCAGGACAAACATGGCAACTGATaccaaaatcaaacaaatataaatgaagGTTTCATGAAAGCAAAGTCtctatcaaacacacacacacacacacacacactcacacatgtacGCTCATTTTATCCATTTTAAATTACAAAGCTTATTTCCACTGAAGATGTCCTCTCTGTCAGGCCATTACGGAGGTATGAAGGTCCATTTGATTGTGAATAGGAGATGTCGGAGAAGAGACGGACGCTAACAGGCGCAGACATGAGAGAGATATTGGACAGATTGAGAGCATCATTGAACCCACAGTTCAGGGCAAGGACCTCTTTAGCATTTCAAAGCATTCACAGACACGGGACGCAACTGAAAATGGCGAACACaatggtgtttttcagcaggatttCAATGAGTCTCCATTATACATTCTAATGATGTGCAAATGTGAAAGTAATAATACTGAATCTCACAATATTTGCTACACCTTTATATACACTAATGACAGGCGACTAGGACCTCAAAGGTCACATGATTCAGCTACCACGTTCATTTctctccaaaaaaaacaacaggcagACTCATTTTAGCCAGAATTCATAGAGCATAATGACTCTCCAGGATGAGCTAAAAACGCTGAAAGGATAACTCACTGAAATATGAACACAGTGATCACTTGAAAGTAACCTTCCCTTTGTCACCTGTGCAGCATATGAGTTcaacaattacaaaaaaaaagagcgcTGTTGGAGACCGTGTAACTTTGAAAGACGAAATAACACATTCTTCCTCTTTTAAACACAAAGTTGAATTAATGAGCCATAAAACATACCCTCAGTCAACTAAACACACTGAGGGGATTTGCTGCTACAGCCTCATGTAGTCTGGTATGTCCAGTAGTTTATGGTGGCTAACGTTGGCTAACGTttttgcacttcctgttccctcgTCTCGAAGTCAGTgagttttttgaatgggtttttggttagaTGCCTGAAATGAGGTCTGTGGTTATCACAAGCACAAGAGattttcacgttttgttctacaacataagAAACGCCGGTAAATAACGGAACATTTGAAGTATAAAGCGTTTATGTGTCTTAAAATAGGCGGCTGCCTAGTGTAGTAAGATGCTTAGTGTCGTGACCTCTATCTCATGCGACCGCcatgtagtttgttttttttacttctggcaATTACATGTACGCTTATAAGTCACAAAGGTGgtgttcatttgtgaagattatcttgttGAACAAAACACGTAAGTAAACTTTCGGTTGCCACAGAGCTtcttttctgcaataatccaaaatccaattgaaaaatcccACAGGCTGCTAACtatgctaacttccaggttagcctaaaaatatgtcatccctgcAGCGCTCTATTATATCACGTTTTAGCATTGACCATCATTCCTTGAACGTCTACATGTAAGCTAAAGTTACACAGGCTCATTTTAAACTCTTCATCTTAAGGTAGTGGTATTTTGTGCTTCTCTGCGTctcctccactacatttcaaagggaaatgttgtattttactcAACCACATTTATCTGTCAGCTGTGGTTACTTTAATTCTATATTCAAACCATAAAACACAGACTCTGTTTCAGCTCAGTGACAGGCTGACTTTTAATAATGTCAGAGTACATTTCCCAAGGTCTTTGTGACATCTTTGTGAATGGTCAACCTTTTTCAATAAATCCAGTGAAAGTGAACTGAAATGTATGTGCAGGAACATACTCTGTTTCATTAGAATGAGATTTTTGGGGAGGATTTGATTCCCTGCaccacaggaaaaaaaaggtgtgcATGTTGCCTCATTTTCATTAATATATTCTTACATGTAGAATTCATGACTTCTACTTGTAACTGCGAAATGTCGTACCTTCCTATCATTTGCCAGacttttgcatttctatagcactgAAACGATTAGTCAGTTAATTGGCAAAAgatctgcaactattttgagaACTGACtcattttttcaagcaaaaatgcaaaaacattcaCAGGTTCCATCTTCTAAAATGTGAGAGATCTGCTCTTATTTCTGTTTACTGAATATATTTAAGTTTTAGACTTTGAGTAGGTCAAAATAAGATATTTGAATGCTTCATCTTAGGCTCTTGAAAGAACaactttttttgacattttatggtaaaaaaaatcgattaatgaagaaaataaacagcagatttATCACGATTGTTTGCATTTTGGTGTTCACTGTCTTGCACTACGTCAGGACGAGCTGAGATCAAACCATCAATCTTACAATTAATTGACAAGCTTTCAATTGATCTACCACCTGAGCTCCAGCTTTCCTTGAGTTTTCTCTCAAGGTGTCACTGATTTCACATAAGTAAAGGATTTCTCTTTATCTCAGGACTGGAATTCTGCTTTAAAACTCAAAATTTTGAAACCAGGATAAAGATATTTTTCCTCCCTTGGATCATTTAGCAGCCgctgtattattttgtattttacgCTGtatgttattaatgttaatggGGTTCATGCATGTGCAAAATTAAACTTGATGCACAGCTTTTCTTTAGTCTTTGCTGCAGTCAAGCCTGATCAAATGACTGAAGAACTATGCGTCTCTTTATAAAAATCACTGTGATATTACAGAATGAATGTctacgatgttttgtttttttccatgccTGTGCCCtcagttgttttcttgtttgttggCCTGCTTGGCTCTCATGGCGTTCTGTGTGACTGTGGACAGCGATGATCCGGTCATGCTGGTCGTCTCCACAATCTCTATATCCTTACAGGTCAGACATGCCACCAGCTTCTGGCGTGACGCACTGCGCGCAAAGAAGAACTCGTGGGAGACTCCACCCAGTACAGCACCGGTCACTGGTCCGATCCAATAAACCTGAAGGTGGGTGAAAGAATAACAGCTTAAAATGAGATGTAAGGGTTGTGAGTAGACAGTCACTATATCTGGGTGATCCACCACAAATCAACAAAGGTCTTGCATTCAAAACTTTTGATTAAGTAAAAGTGCACAAATATTAGCAGTTAAGTGTActtatatatacttatattatatatatgatGTTTTAGTGACTAAATACTGGTGCATTAAGCAGAATTTTGCTGGTAGTTCGAGGTAGTTGTATCTACTTTATAGGGGTCGGGCTCCTCCAAAGGGTCACAACATAAATCTGATGGAGGGGTGGTGAGACAATTAAAGCGAGAGGGAACAAGAGACAGAGATTTGGGGGGTTTGCCTTTTCGAAATATCGCATAATATCACCTCTTTTGGCCTTGAATTAATAATTGATCATCGAGTCTCATCCACAGGTCGTCAAATAATGAGATGAAACTCAttcaatcaactatctttcttaAGGAAGGTGAATTTTTTTGTCTATCCAAGATGTTTAGAGGAGAAATGCGTCTTTGATGGACCTTATAACAAGTCAGACATGTGAAATATAAACCTGCAATGAGCCTCAACTAGACGGTGCTTTTTGTAGAGGATCACAGGTCAAAAAGGCTGGAAAACACTGGAAAGGTACTATTTACAATGTTGATAAGGTAACAATGCAAAAACTATTTATATGTCTCCATAACTGTATAAACATGCTGTCTTAAGAGAAGAATAAGGTCGCCACAACACTGTTTAAAGGTGGCTACTGCGAAGGGTCCTGcacatataaacaataaaacagtattAATTGTTAATTAATAATTGTGTTTGaggatttttctcttcttgttaagatttcttccacaaaactacatagtgcaccgTTAATGTCAGATCTGAATCTGAGGTAAATGTAGTGTAGTAAAAAGatcaagtaaaagtataatatagcaatagaaatactcaaagtGGCTTAAAACTGTACATTATTGGAGTAAACGCACTCCACCATTATATTCATTTCGATTATTATGATCTGAACTTTGACAAATTAAACACAATCATCCAACAGCAGTGACGAGTGTTTCCATGGAGACAGACTTCTCTCTCACCCAGTGGTTTTCCCAGAAGCCGGTGATGATGGCCGGACCCAGAGCACGAGCAGGGTTCATACCTGCACCAGAGAACCTCgcctgacagaaaaacaacacacacacacacacacaaatgaagtgctacttttgttttttattacacttttttattttcagatccAGAAACGACAACATGAGCATACAATCcacttttctgtaaaaaaaaaaaaaaaaaaaagtgacccTGAGGATGTAGGTCAGCCTTTCCATTCTCTAACCCTCGCTCCTTCTCTGGAGGGTCACCTTGTCACCATTTTCTTGTCATAGCTTGTCATGCTGTGTCTGAATGCTAATGTCTTCTATGTCTACTTTTACATCATCCCAGCAAGACTGTAGCTTAGCGTAATTCCAGAAAACTACAAAATGGTTGCTGGGTGGCTGGCTAAGGTGTTATAAAGAATGAGTTTTTCATGTGATTAACTAAATcacttattttgttttcctccatATTCCTAGTTAGACTCAGTTTCCTTAGATAGTCCTGTAAACACCCTGGACAAACTACCACACTGTGGCTTCAATTTAACAAACTTCAAATCTTTGGATTGTGAGATGAAACCCATGAAATGTTAAGGGTTAAAAGGTTTAACACAAATGACCTACTTTCTGCGACACACTAGCGTTCATCAAAACTGACAGAAAGCTCCTCTTACCCCTATTAGCACTCCAGCAGTGTGTGCTAATCCAATAGCCAGGTTTCCTGGTTCTGTGCATTCCCTCCGTCGCTGATCCTCCACTGAGAACACAGTGAAGACCATCTGGAAGGTGCACAACACCTCTATGCCCAGAGCCTGGCCCGCATTCAACTCTATAGGAACCTGAGAGAGGTAAAAGAAAGGAATATTCTGAGAAGATCTTACGATTCTCAACAAGTAACCCGCTTATAATCTGAGAACTGACCCTGTTGACGAAGTGGTCTGCAGTGGTTTTCAGTGGCAGGGCCAGGTAGAGGGCCCCAGCTCCTAAAGAGGCCCCCAAACACTGTGCAGTGATATAAACAAGAGCCCTGAGAACATCAATCCTCCGGGTGGccaacagagacagagtcacCGCAGGATTTACCTGGTCAGGGAGCGCAAACACACACCGACATATAAAACACCTTaagaatattaaaaacaattaaatagaGAAGCGAGGTCCCTCCCCTGCTGGTGAACCACCAGGAGgccttatttcagaaaacacatgtacagtagtGAAGAGCGAGGGACAAATCATTTGCTGATCCAGTTTGAACTGTGCCATCAATTACACACGatgtttgacaaaataaaagaaacattttcatctCAAGAAAGTCGTAGTTTCTTCGTCTGACGTATATTCAGATGTGACCAAAGAGTcatttttccacaaaatgtctcacatggtttcattttaaaaactattCGAGGCCCAAAGATGTAAAATGATGCAATATTCtcaaaaaggcaaagaaaagtcccaaaaaacagaaatgtttttttcttctatctCTCCATTAATCATCTCGAAACCACTCAAACTACCTAACAGTATATAAAGTGgtttaaacacacaataactACTATAAAGtcatatatgaaaatatatcacTCACATAGGCATTAAtgagtgcttttattttgatactttaaggATTTTGAGCTAATAatacttgtgtacttttacttaagataaactttaatttcagtattttttacatttccataTTGGTACTTTAACTCATGTAAAGAATATGAATCCTTCTTCTACAACTGACAACAGCAATGTTACCACCAGCAAAGATTTTCcactcagaaaaacaaaaacaaaacattaaaatgaaacgTATTACCACAAGACATTCACCTGTGCTCCACTTATTTCTCCAAAACAGTGTGCCAGCGCAACAATCACCACACCCACTGCCACTGCTGGGTACAGGGGTCCCTCGAGGGCCTCTCCAGGGCCGGGCAAAGAGGCTCCCAGCACGGTGCTCACTAACACCAGGGTGCCGATCAGCTCCGCGAGCATGGCACGCCAGAACTGCCGACTACGGAGCTCCTCGGGGAAAGGGGACATAAACAAAGTCGGTCTATATTTAGTCCAACCATAGAAAATGTTTAATCTTGCTCAAACTGGTGCTAGGATTCATGaaacatattaaaacacattatacaGTCACATAAATCCTGAAAAAGACTGTATACCGTCCATGCTGAGGATTGTGTTTATCAATTTACTTGTCGTACCTTCTATCATAAGCTGTGACACTTTTAAAGACGACACAATCAAAGATGATTGTGACGAACAAGGTAACCCCATGTCAATAATCTAATCAAGTTACCTAAAGCCTGATAAAGAgtgcagattatttttattcatcgACTTCTTATATCTTCTAATGCTATCAAAGGCTGTAAAACAATATCaaacatgacacaaaaacattaaatgagaCAAAGACAATACTTATTCTATCACTTTATCTCACATAAACAAGTCGACTCCATGTCAGTAACCTGTATTTCAACTCTGTAACCTGATTAAAATGCATCACTTGTCCTAAAATCATAACACttttaaat from Pagrus major chromosome 7, Pma_NU_1.0 encodes the following:
- the LOC141000294 gene encoding aquaporin AQPAe.a, translating into MTWSELRSRQFWRAMLAELIGTLVLVSTVLGASLPGPGEALEGPLYPAVAVGVVIVALAHCFGEISGAQVNPAVTLSLLATRRIDVLRALVYITAQCLGASLGAGALYLALPLKTTADHFVNRVPIELNAGQALGIEVLCTFQMVFTVFSVEDQRRRECTEPGNLAIGLAHTAGVLIGARFSGAGMNPARALGPAIITGFWENHWVYWIGPVTGAVLGGVSHEFFFARSASRQKLVACLTCKDIEIVETTSMTGSSLSTVTQNAMRAKQANKQENN